A genomic window from Chanodichthys erythropterus isolate Z2021 chromosome 1, ASM2448905v1, whole genome shotgun sequence includes:
- the rnf44 gene encoding RING finger protein 44 isoform X1, with protein sequence MRPWEVAVSRRPSTAPLNQRRVVGEPCITPLHLRRSPPVRRQWGQRDRPAVHTSLHQDENFHHPVFSQHQQIPLDESRQYSHTSAPPRMLHTATQPPQQNSIMVDLHEQMHQGSVPISYTVTTVTTHGFPIHTGQPIPACNAQQLPACSVMFSGQLSLLCCLPPPLIQACTMQHLPVSYQAFPPLISSEHFILHPSPPVPPHQPPHLPPLNQFVPIQPQHPRMPLQRVENEVDLRGDQHPLGTFSYPPAHHPPAMTPSVPLQYLPQEPLHQELPYGVPYPHMLPRRITGQRYRLQQPLPPPPPPPPYYPGFLPYFLSMLPVPPTAVGPAISLDLDVDDVEMENYEALLNLAERLGEAKPRGLTKADIEQLPSYRFNLENHQSEQTLCVVCFSDFESRQLLRVLPCNHEFHAKCVDKWLKTNRTCPICRADASEVHRDVE encoded by the exons ATGCGACCATGGGAAGTAGCAGTGAGTAGGCGGCCATCAACAGCCCCCTTAAACCAGAGGAGGGTCGTCGGGGAGCCTTGCATCACCCCTCTGCACCTCAGGAGAAG TCCTCCAGTACGACGTCAGTGGGGGCAGCGAGATAGACCTGCTGTGCACACTTCCCTACATCAGGATGAGAACTTCCACCACCCTGTCTTCTCCCAGCATCAGCAGATTCCTTTAGATGAGTCCAGGCAATATAGCCACACCAGTGCACCTCCACGCATGCTGCATACTGCCACACAGCCCCCCCAACAGAACTCCATCATGGTGGATCTTCATGAACAG ATGCATCAAGGATCAGTTCCGATATCTTACACAGTTACCACGGTGACGACCCACGGTTTTCCCATCCACACCGGGCAACCTATCCCAGCCTGCAATGCTCAGCAGCTCCCAGCATGCTCGGTAATGTTCAGCGGACAGCTCTCTCTGCTCTGCTGCCTTCCTCCTCCA cTCATTCAGGCCTGCACCATGCAGCACCTGCCAGTGTCCTATCAGGCATTTCCACCATTGATCTCCAGTGAACATTTTATCCTGCACCCTAGTCCGCCAGTGCCGCCCCACCAGCCTCCTCATCTGCCTCCGCTCAACCAGTTTGTTCCCATACAGCCCCAGCACCCACGCATG CCTCTGCAGAGGGTGGAGAATGAAGTGGATCTGCGAGGAGACCAGCATCCGTTAGGAACATTCTCTTATCCTCCAGCACACCATCCACCAGCAATGACCCCCTCCGTCCCCCTCCAGTACCTGCCCCAGGAGCCCCTCCATCAAGAGCTACCCTATGGAGTG CCATATCCGCACATGCTGCCGAGGCGTATTACTGGACAGAGGTACCGATTACAGCAGCCTCTGCCTCCCCCGCCTCCTCCACCGCCCTACTACCCCGGCTTCTTACCATATTTCCT CTCGATGCTTCCTGTGCCTCCAACTGCTGTGGGTCCTGCTATCAGTTTGGACTTGGATGTAGACGATGTGGAGATGGAAAACTATGAG GCGTTATTAAACCTCGCTGAAAGACTCGGAGAAGCAAAACCTCGAGGACTAACGAAAGCTGATATAGAGCAACTTCCGTCCTACAGGTTCAATTTAGAAAACCACCAATCTGAACAAACTCT GTGTGTTGTATGCTTTAGTGATTTTGAGTCAAGGCAGCTACTTCGAGTATTACCCTGCAACCACGAATTTCATGCGAAATGTGTGGACAAGTGGTTAAAG ACCAATCGCACCTGTCCAATCTGTCGAGCCGACGCGTCTGAAGTTCACCGCGATGTGGAATGA
- the rnf44 gene encoding RING finger protein 44 isoform X2: MRPWEVAVSRRPSTAPLNQRRVVGEPCITPLHLRRSPPVRRQWGQRDRPAVHTSLHQDENFHHPVFSQHQQIPLDESRQYSHTSAPPRMLHTATQPPQQNSIMVDLHEQMHQGSVPISYTVTTVTTHGFPIHTGQPIPACNAQQLPACSLIQACTMQHLPVSYQAFPPLISSEHFILHPSPPVPPHQPPHLPPLNQFVPIQPQHPRMPLQRVENEVDLRGDQHPLGTFSYPPAHHPPAMTPSVPLQYLPQEPLHQELPYGVPYPHMLPRRITGQRYRLQQPLPPPPPPPPYYPGFLPYFLSMLPVPPTAVGPAISLDLDVDDVEMENYEALLNLAERLGEAKPRGLTKADIEQLPSYRFNLENHQSEQTLCVVCFSDFESRQLLRVLPCNHEFHAKCVDKWLKTNRTCPICRADASEVHRDVE; the protein is encoded by the exons ATGCGACCATGGGAAGTAGCAGTGAGTAGGCGGCCATCAACAGCCCCCTTAAACCAGAGGAGGGTCGTCGGGGAGCCTTGCATCACCCCTCTGCACCTCAGGAGAAG TCCTCCAGTACGACGTCAGTGGGGGCAGCGAGATAGACCTGCTGTGCACACTTCCCTACATCAGGATGAGAACTTCCACCACCCTGTCTTCTCCCAGCATCAGCAGATTCCTTTAGATGAGTCCAGGCAATATAGCCACACCAGTGCACCTCCACGCATGCTGCATACTGCCACACAGCCCCCCCAACAGAACTCCATCATGGTGGATCTTCATGAACAG ATGCATCAAGGATCAGTTCCGATATCTTACACAGTTACCACGGTGACGACCCACGGTTTTCCCATCCACACCGGGCAACCTATCCCAGCCTGCAATGCTCAGCAGCTCCCAGCATGCTCG cTCATTCAGGCCTGCACCATGCAGCACCTGCCAGTGTCCTATCAGGCATTTCCACCATTGATCTCCAGTGAACATTTTATCCTGCACCCTAGTCCGCCAGTGCCGCCCCACCAGCCTCCTCATCTGCCTCCGCTCAACCAGTTTGTTCCCATACAGCCCCAGCACCCACGCATG CCTCTGCAGAGGGTGGAGAATGAAGTGGATCTGCGAGGAGACCAGCATCCGTTAGGAACATTCTCTTATCCTCCAGCACACCATCCACCAGCAATGACCCCCTCCGTCCCCCTCCAGTACCTGCCCCAGGAGCCCCTCCATCAAGAGCTACCCTATGGAGTG CCATATCCGCACATGCTGCCGAGGCGTATTACTGGACAGAGGTACCGATTACAGCAGCCTCTGCCTCCCCCGCCTCCTCCACCGCCCTACTACCCCGGCTTCTTACCATATTTCCT CTCGATGCTTCCTGTGCCTCCAACTGCTGTGGGTCCTGCTATCAGTTTGGACTTGGATGTAGACGATGTGGAGATGGAAAACTATGAG GCGTTATTAAACCTCGCTGAAAGACTCGGAGAAGCAAAACCTCGAGGACTAACGAAAGCTGATATAGAGCAACTTCCGTCCTACAGGTTCAATTTAGAAAACCACCAATCTGAACAAACTCT GTGTGTTGTATGCTTTAGTGATTTTGAGTCAAGGCAGCTACTTCGAGTATTACCCTGCAACCACGAATTTCATGCGAAATGTGTGGACAAGTGGTTAAAG ACCAATCGCACCTGTCCAATCTGTCGAGCCGACGCGTCTGAAGTTCACCGCGATGTGGAATGA
- the faf2 gene encoding FAS-associated factor 2, giving the protein MAAPEEQELSQAQTEKLLQFQDLTGLESMDQCRRTLEQHNWNIEAAVQDRLNEQEGVPSVFNPPPARPLQVNTTDHRVYSYIVSRPQPRGLLGWSYYLIMLPFRFTYYTILDIFRFALRFIRPDPRGRVTDPVGDVMSFIHSFEEKYGRSHPVFYQGTYSQALNDAKRELRYLLVYLHGDDHQDTDEFCRATLCSEEVLTFVNTRMLFWACSTSKPEGYRVSQALRENTYPFLAMIMLKDRKMTVVGRLEGLIQPEDLINQLTFIMEANQTYLMSERLEREERNQTQVLRQQQDEAYLASLRADQEKDRKKREEQEQKRQEEEKARQSILAEERRRRTLEEEKERKSECLPPEPPLDDPDSVKIVFKLPNDTRVERRFLFSQSLTVIHDFLFSLKETPEKFQIVTNFPRRVLPCLPTEEQPNPPTLKEAGLSRSEVLFVQDLTDD; this is encoded by the exons ATGGCGGCGCCAGAAGAACAGGAATTATCTCAGGCTCAAACTGAAAAACTCCTCCAGTTTCAG GACCTGACAGGCTTGGAGTCAATGGACCAATGTCGGCGCACGTTAGAACAACACAATTGGAACATTGAG GCCGCAGTACAAGACAGACTAAATGAGCAAGAAGGAGTTCCGAGTGTCTTCAACCCGCCACCCGCCAGACCGTTACAGGTCAACACAACAGACCACAGAGTGTATAGCTATATTGTCTCAAGGCCACAGCCTAGA ggcTTATTAGGTTGGAGTTACTACTTGATAATGCTTCCCTTCAGGTTTACGTATTATACTATTCTGGACATATTCAG GTTTGCCCTGAGATTCATTCGGCCAGATCCGAGGGGTCGTGTCACAGATCCTGTTGGAGATGTCATGTCCTTTATTCATAGTTTTGAGGAGAAATATGGTCGATCGCATCCTGTATTCTACCAGGGAACATATAGTCAG GCTCTGAATGATGCCAAGCGAGAACTTCGCTACTTGTTAGTTTATCTTCATGGAGATGATCACCAGGACACAGATGAGTTCTGCCG AGCCACATTATGTTCAGAAGAGGTACTGACCTTCGTTAACACAAGGATGCTGTTTTGGGCGTGTTCCACCAGCAAGCCAGAGGGTTACCGAG TGTCTCAGGCCCTGCGTGAGAACACCTATCCCTTCCTGGCTATGATCATGCTGAAAGACCGCAAAATGACAGTTGTTGGGAGACTGGAGGGGCTGATCCAGCCTGAGGATCTTATCAACCAGCTGACCTTCATCATGGAGGCAAACCAGACATATCTCATGTCAGAACGACTAGAGAG GGAGGAGAGGAATCAGACGCAGGTACTGAGGCAGCAGCAGGATGAAGCTTACCTGGCGTCCCTCCGTGCAGACCAggaaaaagacagaaagaaaagagaagaaCAAGAGCAGAAACGTCAAGAGGAGGAGAAGGCCCGCCAGAGCATCCTTGCCGAGGAGAGGAGACGAAGA ACACTGGAAGAAGAGAAGGAGCGCAAGTCTGAGTGTCTTCCCCCTGAGCCGCCCTTGGATGACCCTGACAGTGTCAAAATAGTGTTCAAATTGCCCAACGACACTCGTGTGGAGCGGAGATTCCTTTTCAGCCAGTCTTTGACG GTAATCCACGACTTCCTGTTTTCTTTGAAAGAGACCCCTGAGAAATTCCAAATAGTAACGAATTTCCCACGCCGGGTCCTGCCTTGCCTGCCGACGGAAGAGCAACCCAATCCCCCCACTCTGAAGGAGGCCGGTCTGAGCCGGTCAGAAGTCCTCTTTGTGCAGGACCTCACAGACGATTGA